Within Limisalsivibrio acetivorans, the genomic segment GCCCCGTAATTGATATTATATCATAACAATGCTGGAATGATAAATTTTATCCTAAATTTTTGTTTCCTTTTTGCTAAATGCCTCTGCTCTATCGAATAGTTCTTTTTTATACCCGTTTTTTATATACGTTTTCTTAAAACGGAGTCTCCATATCAAATACCCAGGAGGGTGAAAACAGCTTCGTAACCGTTGACAACACCGATGCTCACTCCAGAAAGAGCGTCGGCCTTGATACCGCCAGAGAAAACCTGACTGCGGCGGAATCAAGGATACGTGATCTGGATATAGCCTCCGAGATGGCAGGCTTCACCCAGAGCCAGATCCTCTCCCAGGCAAACGTTGCCATGCTCTCCCAGGCAAATGCACTCCCCCAGCTTGCTCTACAGCTTCTGGGTTAAAGACTCATGAACAGTAATCTCAAAGCCCCGCTGTAACAGGCGGGGTTTTTTGCGTCTAATAAGCATAATGCCGTTAACACCTAACAAAAAGAGCTTTTTTATTATCTACATCATACACACACCTCGTCTTGGCACACTTCTTGATTAGTACACTCAAACGGAGGCCGGGATGAAGAAAATATTTCCCCTGTTAGTAAGCTTACTGATATTTGCGGGATGCACATTCGAGACACCGATGAATCCCCCACGATTCGCCAAAGACATAGAGGCGGGTGCGGGGAGGTTCTATGAACTTCTGGTAACACCGGGTTCCGGCCTTCTCTATGCCCTTGCCACCATAGAGATAAACTCCAACTTTTCCTCACTCCTTTACGACAAAACCAAAGAACAGACCGAGAAGTTCTATGCCCGTTCGCTGGAGACAATAGACGAGGGGAAGACCTACTTCGTAATTCCAGCCCGCATGAGCAGTCCTAGCGGAACCGAGTTCAACGAGCCGATGGGGCGAATGGTGAAAAACTACTTCGCAGTAACGGGAATAGGAAGGGTTACAAATTACATACAGAACGCAGACTACATCGTTACCACAGAGGTTCGTGAGTCCGCCGAACGCTCCTATGCGGAGAACTCCTCCATGGTGGTTCTCTCCATAATGGACCGTTCCGACACCCCCGTTTTCATCAGCATGATAAAGCTTAAGAGCGAATCCGATGAGAACTTCTGGTACTTCCCCAGAAAGGATGCAAAGCCCGTTCGCTACCTCACTATGAAGGGGCTGGGAAACATCTTCGCCGAGGCACTCCCAAAGGCATACGGTAAGCCGGTAACATTCTGGGAACGAACAGAGGAGCGTATCGAAAAGTACTACCTCGCCAAGAAAGAGCGCGGGGATAAAAAGGATATGGACAAGATCCTTAAGAAGGAAACGAAACGCAGGATAAAGGAAGAAAAAAGAAGAGCAAAACTGCTGGAGGCTGAAAGAAAGGCCCAGGCAGAGGCCGAGGCGGAGGAGAAATAGAATGCTGAACGGACTTTATGTCGCAACCAGTGGCCTGATGATGCAGGAAAAACGTGTGGAAACCATATCCAATAACCTGGCAAACGTTAACACCGCCGGATACAAGAAGGATGTTCCCGTATTCAACGAATACATACCCCACGAGGAAGAATTCCCCCAGGACTTTATCCGCTCAACGGACTACAACAAGGCGATGAATTCCACCGTTAAACTCGCTGAAGAATCAACGGATTTCGAGATGGGCTACATCAAGGAGACAGGCAACAAGCTCGATTTCGCCCTCTCCGATGAAAACGCATTCTTCACAGTGGATACACCCTACGGCATCCGCTACACAAGGGCGGGCCAGTTCACCATAAACGAGAATAACGAGCTTGTAACAGCTTCGGGTCACCCTGTTTTATCCAATGTGGAAGAGGCGCCCCAGCCCATCGTCCTGCCGGAAAACTTCACCGTGGCAGAGGACGGTACGATACTCGCAGACGGCGCCGCAGTGACCCAGCTCGGCATAGCCCAGTTTGAGGATACAGAAAACCTCCAGAAGGTGGGGCACAATCTCTACGCCGCTGTGAACACCATCCCCGAAGAATCGGATAACCCCGGCGTTATCAACGGCTATCTTGAGATGAGCAACGTAAACGCCGTTCGGGAGATGACGAGGATGATTGAAGCATCAAGAGGATTTGAAACATACCAGAAGGTGGTCCAGACGATAGACCAGCTCAACAGTAACGTTATAAATAACGTCGGCAAGTACGCCTAGGGAGGCTCATTATGATGCGAACACTATGGACTGCTGCCACAGGAATGACGGCGCAGCAGACTAATATCGATGTAATATCGAACAACCTTGCGAACGTGAACAACGCAGGTTTCAAGAAATCCAGAGCCCTCTTCGAGGATCTTATATATCAGGAAACCAGAAGAGCAGGCGCCATAACCGCCACAGGGCTTGTTCACCCCACTGGTATCGAGGTTGGCCTCGGAACCAAGGTGAATGCGGTGGAGAAGGTATTCTCCCAGGGTAACTTCCAGTACACCGGAAACACGCTGGACGTAGCCATCGAAGGTGACGGCTTCTTCCAGATCCAGCTCCCCAACGGTGACATCGGCTACACAAGAGCAGGAGCCTTCAAGATCGACAGCAACGGCAACCTCACAACCCCCAATGGTTACCTTGTGGAGCCCGCCATTGCGATCCCCGAAAATGCAACGGAGGTATCCTTTGCGGAGGACGGCACGGTAAGCGTTTTCCTCCCCGGCGAAGAGGCACCAGTTGAGCTCGGCGTCATAGAGCTTGCCCGCTTCATCAATCCCTCCGGCCTGCATGCCATAGGAAAAAACCTCTACACCGCCACAGGCTCCAGCGGCGACCCCCAAGTGGGCCAGCCCGGCGACGACGGCTTCGGTCCCCTCGCCCAGAATATTCTGGAGATGAGCAACATAAACCTTGTGGAGGAGATGGTGAATATGATCACCGGCCAGAGAGCCTATGAGATCAACTCAAAGGCTGTCCAGACCGGAGACGAGATGCTCCAGATAGTAAACAATCTCAAGAGGTAATTGATATGAGAAGAGGAAACGGTTCTGCAAACTTCGCACTCAAGATCATCGCCACGGCTGTTCTTTTTGTATTCCTTATGCTTTGGTCCACCCTTTCCGCATACAGCGCAAACATCATCCGCATCGATGACGAATGCGTCCGAATGGATCATATCTTCCCCACTCTGGGGATAGACGACAAGATCTACTGCGGCCTGAACTACGGCGAGGAGCGGAAGATAAGCGTGCAGATGTCCAAACACCTCATAAACAGATACGGCATAAACGCAAGACCCGGCGAGGCTGTCTTTGTGAGAAACGGAGAACCCGTTATGGAAGAGGACGTAAAGGACAGGCTCATTGGTAAGCTCTCCGCAGAGTTCCCCGATGCTGAGCTTGAGATCGAGAAGATCCGCCTCCCCAGAAACCTGAGCACAGCTCCGGGCGGCGACTTCACCATGGAGTTGAACAACCCCAGAGTGGGCACTGTACACGGATACATAGATAACGGATTCCGAAAGATATCCTTCTCCGCCTACGTTAAAGGATACGTTAAAGCCCTTGTCACTACGGACAGGGTAAGAAAAGGGGAAACCCTCAAGGAAAGCGTGGAATACGAGCTGGTGGATATGTCCAGAGTTCGCGGGGATCTCGTCTATGAGCCCACAGGCCTCGTGGCAGACAGAAATATCGGCGAAGGCAGAACGATCACAAAGGATATGCTCAAGAACAAGCCCGACCTCGCACAGGGGAGTTCCGTAAGGCTCGTTTACGAATCAGGAACACTTCGCATCGAAACCAAGGGAACTCTCATGGACGATGCAATCGAAGGCAAGCTTGTTAAGGTAAGAAATATAGAAAGTGGACGCATAGTTACAGCAGAGTTTATGGGGGGCAGGATCGCAAAAGCCAACTTCTAAACCGCTGAAGCCGACGCATCAAAGCATAATATAACGTTTTCTTTAAGGAAGCTTTTTCCATCATGAAGGAAGGTTTTCTTTACCCAATATTTTTTTCTCCTCCGGGGGCGGCGAGGAAATAAATTCCCCCGCCCCTTCTTTCCAAAGGGATACCCTGATGACCGGGGTATCCCTCATCCTTGCTTATGGGGGACTGACCCCGCTTAATTAGCTTTTGGCACACTTCTAGCTAAAACACCCGTGAAATGAACAGATCAAGAGGTGCAGCAATGGACAGAATGAACGGCGCAGCGAAACTGATCCTCCTCACAGCGGCCATATCCGCCATAGTTCTTACGGGATGCTCAAAAAAGCCCGAGATGGAACCGGAGGCGATGGGAAGCTCATACAGAAAGGACCTGGAAGATTATCACCTCCAGATGAAGGATAAACAGCCCACACCCTCCCTTTGGAGCAGTGTGGGGAGCAAGGGAACACTATTCCTCGACTACAAGGCGAGGCAGGTGGGGGACATCATCA encodes:
- the flgF gene encoding flagellar basal-body rod protein FlgF → MLNGLYVATSGLMMQEKRVETISNNLANVNTAGYKKDVPVFNEYIPHEEEFPQDFIRSTDYNKAMNSTVKLAEESTDFEMGYIKETGNKLDFALSDENAFFTVDTPYGIRYTRAGQFTINENNELVTASGHPVLSNVEEAPQPIVLPENFTVAEDGTILADGAAVTQLGIAQFEDTENLQKVGHNLYAAVNTIPEESDNPGVINGYLEMSNVNAVREMTRMIEASRGFETYQKVVQTIDQLNSNVINNVGKYA
- a CDS encoding flagellin, with product MSNTQEGENSFVTVDNTDAHSRKSVGLDTARENLTAAESRIRDLDIASEMAGFTQSQILSQANVAMLSQANALPQLALQLLG
- the flgG gene encoding flagellar basal-body rod protein FlgG is translated as MMRTLWTAATGMTAQQTNIDVISNNLANVNNAGFKKSRALFEDLIYQETRRAGAITATGLVHPTGIEVGLGTKVNAVEKVFSQGNFQYTGNTLDVAIEGDGFFQIQLPNGDIGYTRAGAFKIDSNGNLTTPNGYLVEPAIAIPENATEVSFAEDGTVSVFLPGEEAPVELGVIELARFINPSGLHAIGKNLYTATGSSGDPQVGQPGDDGFGPLAQNILEMSNINLVEEMVNMITGQRAYEINSKAVQTGDEMLQIVNNLKR
- the flgA gene encoding flagellar basal body P-ring formation chaperone FlgA, with translation MRRGNGSANFALKIIATAVLFVFLMLWSTLSAYSANIIRIDDECVRMDHIFPTLGIDDKIYCGLNYGEERKISVQMSKHLINRYGINARPGEAVFVRNGEPVMEEDVKDRLIGKLSAEFPDAELEIEKIRLPRNLSTAPGGDFTMELNNPRVGTVHGYIDNGFRKISFSAYVKGYVKALVTTDRVRKGETLKESVEYELVDMSRVRGDLVYEPTGLVADRNIGEGRTITKDMLKNKPDLAQGSSVRLVYESGTLRIETKGTLMDDAIEGKLVKVRNIESGRIVTAEFMGGRIAKANF